tacagctgattattgtagcctaggactaaagtacaggaaattaccaatatccagaggtccgtttgtaactaggggtcatatgtaagttgagtgttcttaagtaggggaccgcctgtactgacagTCTATCTCGACACATATTTAAAACTCCCTCCCGGTGACATAACCCCACCCTCCCCGTTTACATCACTTCCGTAAATATTGTAACATAGTAACAGGATAACTATGCAACAATATGCGAGCAGCATATGGGAGAAGCATCGTCCCGCGACGTTGTCTCTCTCGGGTTGAAGAAGGAGGTTACCTCTAGTCCCCTTGTGGAACGATCACTTCGCGGGACCCTGCCGCTTCGGGATAAGGGCTAAAATCCGAGAACAAGAGAAAAAACACATATTACAAGTTAAAAACATGCATACATGTTATATATAACAGCAGTGTTCGTTTAGCATATCCATGGTGTGTTGCTCGCATATTGTTGCATAGTTAtcctgtatatttattaattatgtcAAAAAACAATAACATCTATGTTAACCAGATTGTATATTTACCTGAGCCCGAGTGATAGCCTCCTCCCCTCATGCATATTTATGGATTATGGACCGGAAGTGATGTAAACGGTGGGGTTATGTCACCAGGAGGGAGTTTTAAATATGTGTCGAGATAGACTGTCAGTATATGTTTGTCAGGATTAAGAGCGGGGTctccgctcgaaacgcgtagacgTTAAGGATGCATTGGAACTTATTGATGTTTTTGAAATAAAGAATTGTCAAGTTGTTGAGTCTTGGCTGGGCCGTGACCTTTTTTTGTATTGGAACATTACATATACTTGAGCAGCAAGGTGGCCCGTGCCGACCCAACTACAAGCGCCTATTACAGAGGGAGAGGTGAGCTGGTGTTCAGTTTTCTCACGAagtaatacattatatacacacatatacatagacaATGGTGCACTTTCTTTATTATTTAATGTGGCAGGTCGGGGGGGAGGGGCCTAacaatggctgctaccgctgtagttacgcccttgaAGTCATGTTaccagggtaatgtcatctaaggtgTTGTTACATTTGGAACATCTACAACAAATGTGTATCTGAGCACTTGAAATCTCAGCATGTCTGCATGAAGGAAGGggcggagtagaagtccatggaggcaggctgtggtttcatgtgatcagatacagacaTAGACGTTGAAAATATAACCGGAccctagatgacatcaccctagtcacatgacatgctgggaagaggcatgggacatgggtagGAGTAGATGGGAAGGGCCGGCCAAGCAATACAAGTCCCTTCTAatgtgagggaaaccatttttagccagaagggtgtcagttagttaccagGGCTCTAtttgaacctgtcactagctgtagacataaaaatgtggtgacagattccctttaaatagagtTTATGCAAGAATGAATACATATAAAATCCTAATATGGACACCTTTTTAACACTTTCCAAGGAAAACAGCCAATAAGATGGATTTTATTAGGGATCTTGTGAGGAACTTGTAGGATCTCATGTGGTGCCAGAATCTCATGAAGGTTTACATGTGAAGACAATTCAACGTACAGTAAACACAACAATAAGTGGCTTTCCAGCACTAGTCTTTGTCACGCCAGGACAACAAAACCGACAAACAAAAAGATTTATGATTAATTAGAATTGAAAGATCTTAAAAGGAAATGCACCATCAAAATGAAGGATGATAAACCAGAGTCACTGACGTATAGGTCCatccacagtgactgtggtaatcttcttatttttgttatccatggcctccttccttctaaaatctacttttaaaattatgctaatgaggttaCCCTAGCCCCTCGGTGATCTGGCTttgtaggctgttacactgtctcaccctccccctgctctctaaGCATTTGTGCAATGACTACTTCCTGtacttgattttataaggaaggaagccatggatagctAATATAAGaatattcccacagtcacggtgcctggatctatgagtaagtgcccctaggttatcatggtggattttgatggtagttttctttTTAGCTTAAGTAAATCATATCATGTAACAAAACCACAAATAATCATTCACTAGCCCATCCTGTCCCTATCACTATATTGTCGTGTCCAGCAGCATGCACTTATTTTTGTCTAGTTCTTCTGACCTACAATGTATTATACCTTTTCCCCATTTATCGGATTCCAGAGTCGTAAGAGATTCTACTGTGTCTGCTGGACTAGAATTACAGAGTCATTTTTCAGGCTACATTAAACACAGTGTGAAGAATTATCATTGCCAGTCACTTAAAGAAACCGCTGCCTGTAGATTCCTGTAGATTTATCTTTCAGTAAATGTGAGGTGACTGGATGTCAAATGGAAGTTTAACTTTGATTTAGTGAAGTCATGAGCATCACTCGACTGTGCTGGCTTTCTCTTCACTCTTTTGTTTTTTCAGACGCACCTGCGGATTGATCATTTCCGGCTCTCATCTtattttgtgtttcccttccagcTCGCCTCAGAGATCTATAGTTTTGCTTGCTGCCTTTGGAATCATCATGCGGACACATTCCTGCAACTgatctgcactgaagggggcaccAACGCTGTCAGTTCCTTAgaaagagcctcattatcattaaAAGGTTTGCATAAGATTTGTTTTTTTCCAAACCTAACCTTTCAACAAACACTACAGTGTGGGTACATGATGCTTAAAAGCAAACCTGTCTCCAGGAATGCCATTTTTATCTGGTTCCAATAGACAAtactgatttaaaaaataaatgcctttttcagcactgtgaatcatttcagtactttataatggtttattttacattacttggctccctgccagcagtgtggtctctcctctcctctacactcatccaactccctccccacttcctgtcatgtgcattgagaagACCTTGGAAGaggggaagaatgcatgaggagacataggTACCCTCCCTTCCCcaagactcaccacacgctgcaggcagggtgccaggtaatgtaaaataaacttttcttaaaaaagacctgtcaccagaattttactacCCTGGTAAACAATGCCTGCTGAGAAAGGGTTACAATAAATccttatatcacctaaaattagctaccAGTGAGCCTCtgcaccttaattacagccacttTTCTGATTATGCAagttagcttttgtgactcatgtctgatatctgtgactcttctctctctcaggctggctgtaagccacgccccattattctgactgactgctctgtgtctcttcatatCCCTGCTCtgtctccttgtacttagggactgtctgctaatattttactacaggcagtccccgggttacatacaagatagggtctgtaggtttgttcttaagttgaatttgtatgtaagtcggaaccgtatattttgtcattttaaccccagccaaattatttttggtctctatgacaattggattttataaatgtttgattgtcattagaaccaggattaacaataaagcttcattacagacacctgtgaaactgttacagctgtttattgtagcctaaggctaaagtacaataaattaccaatatccagaggttcgtttgtaactaggggttgtatgtaagtcaggtgttcttaagtaggggaccgcctgtactttgaaTTAGTGGCAAACCCTTTTAACACAATGCAAAGTGAATCATATCACTATTTCGCGTGAACACCCTTAACTTCAAAACAGCATCAATGCATTGATGTAGAATTGCACATTGTTTTTGAAGGAACTTGGCAGAGAGATTGTACCAAGCACCTTGGAGAACGAAaaacttgattttgatgatatgcTCCTGTTCTTTCATGTAATCACAGACTAGATGATGTTGAGATCAGAACTCATTAGGGTCCATATTATCTGTTCCAGTACTCCTCGTTCTTCTTTTTGCTGAAGACAGTTCTCAATGCCGTTGGCTGGATGTTTGGGATCATTTTCCTGCCGGGGGATACATTTCTCTAAACTTTTCTGAAACGATTCTTACTTTGCAGAATTGTTTCCACAACTGCCTCAAAGCACTTTCACAGTTCTGTAGGTGCAGCCATCTTTGGCCCCATTTCTggcatccaattttttttttttttttttttcattttgtgccTTATAAGTTTTATCTAGATACCATGATGATGGGAAAAGAAAGTGATCTGTCCCTGGAAGCTGTCACTAAGTGCTGATTTGGAGCATTGATTTATTAACTACAACGTGAAAGATTTTGCCCATATGTAATGATaatttgtgaaagggaaatatGGAAAATAGGAAAGGGTCATAATAAAGGATAACCTCTGGTGGGGAAATGATAGGATGCAAATAGAAGAACAATAAATAACATCCTCATTGAAAACAAAAAGGATGAATGGCCAAAATGCAAATGACGGCAACAAAGTGGAGCAAATGAGCCTTTTATATTCCATCAGGACGCAGCTTCTCTATGGAGCCCGTGACTCCGGGGACCTTTCCGGTCATTTCGTCTGTACGTCTCTCTCCAGCTTTCCACCCACTTATTAAATGATGATTTTGTTTTTGTTAGTATTTTGCAAATTGCTGACAGCgtctgttttttgttttctttttagttTTGCGTAAACTGACTGTCCATGGCTTCGCTGAGCCGCTCCAGAATGCAGAAGTCATGGTAAGGTCACACGTTGTAATTGTCAAGACTCGAAATATTACAAGTGTTCCGGACTCAGATTTATGGGCCTTAGTGGGTGTATTTTAGAGGCAGGGTGACAGGGTAGGTGAGGAAGGGAGACTAAGCCAAAAAGCTAGTCACCCGGCTACATGTACTGAGAATTTATTGAAGTTACTGAAACTATTTAGCTGATATAGCACAGGCTTTGTAGATTCATAGGGCTTATAACTTCTTAAAACATGAACTGAAGATGGGAGAGGTAGAGATTAGATGAGAGGGAGCACTGAAGCTTTTAGGTTTAGCTTCCAAGCTTAAAGCAGTTTTATCTTTGAAGGCATGCATTCCCTATCTATACAGgatgtaaaggacatctaccatgggatatactgatggtagactggtGTACCGTAACTGCTCGTCATGTAATTTATGGGTTGgaatagtttttattcagtaccagTAACGCTGGCATTCTTGAAATAtagactttaaaaattatgcaaatgagctggatgCAATTTTTGGAGCGCTGGTAATTTCTACATGTCCCTTGTAGTCAGGTCCCGTGCGTGTATCTCTCAGACTGATGGTGACGTCATCTAGCGGTCTGCAAATGGCACCTGGCTGCTCAAGGAAACCCGTGCAAAATTTGCAGTCTGAGAGGTACATAGATGGGACCCGGCTACAATTAACATACAAGGGGCGTGCATAAACTACCAGCAGCCAGAGATCGGAgtcatttacataatttgtatAAGTCTATGGGGTCATTTATCAGTGCACAAGCACCAGCGTGTATAATAAATTCCTCCTGTATTTCAATAATGCCAGCACTCCGGTATTGAATAAGAATTATTCCGTACGCTAGATTGCATGACGAGCAGGTAAGTTACatcagtctaccatcagtatatctgatggtaaatgttctttaaaaaaaagctataaatgACTTGAGGTGTGTGGGTGGTGGTAATTAAAACAAAAGCCATCTTATAGTTACCCCCTCCTACACTCCCGTTTACCTGCAACGCAGTAATAGCCGTTACGAACCATTTATAGCTTTTCTTAAATTCTGGACAATCTTTTAAGTTGGCCACTTGGTCCCATGTTCTTCAGCTTTCCAGGGTTCCCATTGTTTATCCCATTACTAATGGTTGGAGAGGTAGATATGAGAGTGTTGTAAATTGCCAAGCACAACGCTCTTCTATCTCTGGGAGTTACCTAAGCAGTGAGCTCAGCAATTTCTAACACTCCCATAGAATTGAATGAAACAGCAGGATGTAAACTTGTCCTGTTTCTACCCCAGTTAGTGAGAAAGAGACACCCATTGCTCAAATTGCTGTGGGACGCGGTCTCGTTATTTGTGTCGTTTTCAGGACTCGGGTCCTCGCCGATCACTTTACTATCCCTCATCACAGCAGTTGGACTTCCACACGGGATCAGTTCACGAGGCTAGATGGAGTTTACTAATTGATGGAGAGGCAGGTCAAAAATGCTGAATATAAATCATTGGGAGTGTTTGAAATTGCCGTACCCAGCGCTCCGGTATCTCCGGCATTCACATTCACTGTCTATAGGAGCGTGGGGCATAGCATTAGAATTGAATGGTGTGGTAGGACACAAGCTTGACTTATTTCTTCATTCATTAATGAGAATGGGACCCTTGTTCTAGGCGGGATTggtccttaataataataattcctttatttatatagcgcacacagattaagcagcgctgcagtCCCTACTGTTCAGATTGTTTTCCCCTACCCACAATCAAATCCCTTCAATCTCTGCTTGGAGGGATTGACTCTCAAATCATTTATCAgcaattacaatttttttaatatttcaatgTTTCTTACTTCTCTTATTGCTGGTCCAGTTCTCTATCCATCTAACATCCACCTGTCTATCTCTTTGTGCCGCTGTCTTTCCATGTCTCATTCCCTTTCATTCCGTCTAGTGAATCTTTCCATTCAGCTTCTAGCAGATTTTTCCTTTGAAGTGTTAGATTAACTATCTGACCCCTGTAAAGCAGATGCCAGGGTTTGACTATCTAAAGCTGTAAATGCGGTCTCCCCCAGCAACTATTCACCAGTACAATTCCTATCATTACTTGTCCCTCTTACATTTCATCCACGGTCTCCTCAGCGATCCGTCTCCTTATGAATCGCGCCTTCGCTAGAAGATGGAATGTGATTATTTTTGTCAATCAATTTACAGCTGAGTGACAGCGCGCTAATTGACTATTAGAGCTATACCTACATGATCAAAATGTTATTATAGATAATTAGGTTCTGTTAACACACATCGCTCGCTGCATACAAAATCTCTGATAGCGAGCTGGAAGTATCATCGACAGTCTCCTAATAGCGACAGAAAACAATACAACCTCTATGAAGGGCTGAATACCCGGAGACACCTGCACCTGGCACCACTCAATTCATAATATTCTGCAGGTTCCtaagagaagagtcatttttatgTGGCCAAAATTAGCAGTGAAAAACGGGCAAGTATGTCTATTTGTAATGACTGATGTGCATCGATCTGGCATCCGTTTTTTCACAGATTCTCATAAACTATGGTCTGTGAGTGATCCGGGGAACATAGTTCTGACTTGAAGTTGGTTGGATGTTTTGGACATGATctactttttaataataattctttatttatacagtgcacacagattacgcagcggtgcacagagtttgccaaatcagtctctgtccccatgtggctcacaatctaatcaacctaccagtatgttttggagtgtgggaggaaaccagaggacctggaggaaacccacaagaGAATTGAcaacctctttgcagatgttgaccctgggacatgaacccaggaccccagcgctgccaggctgtagtgctaacactaagccaccgtgccgcccaacaTAACAGATCGGTTGCACGCTCCGTTAAAATTGGCATTGATCCATTAAAAACTATTGCTGTTATGGCAGCCGGGTAGCGTTTGCTCAAAATAGGAACAGCACACGACTGATTTTTACTGTCGTGTTCATCTGCCTTTAAAAGTCAACCTGACACCAGGTTTATCCCACTAAACTataagccccctcaggtagggtataaaatgccctttctgattttcattttttatgtgaagtcTTATGTGTtgccctacaaaaaaaaaatccccctcacGCAAATCATGcttaatatgactcttctcatcccattttcacatgagatgagtcaagtttagtggtggcAGGGGTAGTGGCACTTCAGAAGCCACTATCTTCTATAGCAGCTAGAAAGAAGGTACTATATTAaatataaggatctcatctttcagattacatCTAAAGACTAAAGATAAATACTATTATTATGTATCTTTAGTCTTTAGatgtaatctgaaagatgagatctttaATTTGACGCAAGCAGAatgtttgtaggtgctataaAACCAAACGTAAGGACACctccaaccactaaacttgacttatctcattTGAAAATGAGGCCCGAAGAGTCACATTTGTCTGACTttgggtagattttttttttataagtaaagaAGTGAGAATTCACTTAAAAGAGGACATTTAAAAACCTACCTTAGGGTCACtgatagtttagtggggtaaaacttgGTGACAGGTGCCCCCCCAGgaccaaggattgtaaaccaagcacacttacatgcaggtgtgtcccCCCTTTGGCTGGATCCTTTGTTTTTATGAATAAAAgcctttaaatattatgcaaattagtcactATTAAAACCTATGTAGCCTGGAACCTcccaggtttatttgcataatttttaaatcctgtttttttttttaaacagagggGGCACAGAAGGGGAGCACACCCGTATATAAGTGCTCTTGGTtgacaatccttgatcctgaccAGATTTATCTTTATAATGAAAGATTTTGCTGagaattttctgtttttcaggaCAGTGACGTATTGATCTATTCTGGTGGGTGCGTTTATTGCACCAAGTAACTAGGCTCATGTCAAGTAGATTCTCCATCAGGGACAATCTATGTCTACAATGTCCGACTGGACCCAGTCTTGGGCCCACCATATAATATAATTCTCTGGGCCCACTGTTCATCATCTCCTAGGAAAAGAACCAAGCATCCCTCCAAATGAGGTTATCCCCTGCTGTGTATATGGGGTCTAGTAGTAGGTTACATcctgggcccactggaggatctccTGGTGCCGTGGTGGGATattcagacacagaatgaatgacCTTGGGGAGATGGTTGCAACGCACAACATACACCGTTACACTACTCCGCTTGTGATTAAGGAGAGGCTAACCTGCTGTCATTTAGACAAGTGTGATCCTGACCTTAGGATATGTTATTGTTGGATTCGGTGACATATTTCAAACCAAATATGCACATTATAGTTTATGGGATCTGCCAAAACCATTTGGCCCAATAAATATTAATGTGATATGATGTAGCATAGGAAACTCTTATTTGCACATGGGAAAGGGGGGGGGCACCAAATTTGCCTGTTTGGGGCCTCATAGTAGCCTTGTTGATGGTCCTCCCTTAACCGACCTCTGGGTCATGTAAGAGGCGGATGACTAATCTTCTCCCAGGTGTTTCCCTGTGATATTATATTACCAGAAATATCCCTAGCAATGTCCGCTACTCCTGGCTCCTGTGTGGTTGTTCAGTAAAGCCttagttaggcctcatgcatatgACCGTGATCTAGCTGCACAAATTTTGGCCAGATAAttgccccatagaggtctattacacctggtcatggtgcagtgacagTGTCTCACCACACCTTGACTGAGCCGTGCAGCCTCCTGGCTCTCTAGGAAGGTAACATGGGTGAGGATTGCtcactcctcccatcttctcccaGGTTATGGCCTGGTGAAGCACTGGTCTTAGTATACATGAAGCACGGGGTCTTAGTAGTATACCCCAGCTTCAGCATTCAGGTGCTGGTGCAGTGAAACCTAAATGCACTTCCCCATCCATTGGTCAATATAAGTTTTTTTTGCACCAATGTACAAGATCCTAATTGAAAAGATAAATTATACCGGACACCATGTTGTGTATCGAAATAAAGACAAGAGACGATTATAAATTTAAATATATCAATAATTAATATAGTTTATTAAAATTTAATCCCAGTAGATGAAAAcgctgatccagaagaaggcaaaaacctggACACGTTTGGCCAATTTGTGTcacagggaaaaattccttcttgaccccGGGAAAAGGCGATCGGTTGTAAAACCCTGGATCAATACTGGGAGGATTTTCCAATTACATATAATTTATGGGGAGAGGCAATTATACATTATAATTCTCAGAGACTTTATGATATCACACAGTACAGTAGATGGAAATGTAGATGTAGTACATGTGAGTATACATGGATCTGATGTAGGAGCTCAGATGTCCTGGTAGTAGGTCCCCATGATGGAGGTGGTGTTGGCACTGCAGATGACTATACGATAGAAGTAGGGAGGCCATTGATCCAAGAGAAGGCGAAAACCCTGAACACCTTAAACCAACTTGTGTTGCAGGGGAAAATTCCTTCTCGACCCCGGGAAAAGGCGATCGGTTAGAGAACCCTGTATCAAGGCCACTACAACTATAGGCAGTGCATGTCATGGgaggacagtatgtatgtgtcCAATGTATACTAGTGTGCTCTGTATGGTCATGGTGATCTGATGGACTATGTACCCAGGTAATGGACCATGGGTGATAGTGTAGAGTGCCTACAGCTAAAGCCATTgacccagaagaaggcaaaaaacctGCACACCAGACAATTTATGTTGcagggaaaaaaaatccttcttgaCCCCGATAAAAGGCGATCGGTTGGGAAACCCTGGATCAAGTCTACAGATAATCCTACCTGGATGCCATGTACCTTTGGATTTTACCTGCCTCTATAAAAATCTGGAAAtaatattgtataaaaaaattatgtctGTGTTTCATGGGTGTTTGGTGTGCAGCTAGAATCACAGGTCTATATAACAACATGTCTGTAGTACTGTGATTCTAGCAGCACACCATGCACCCGTCAAAAACAGACATGTCTGTGTCCCTGGCCTAATGCCCACCTGACCGCCATGTGAAGATGCCATACTGGATGCGCTCACGGATCGGGAGACTGTTGTAGTCTTTGATGTTGGGGTCTTTCTCTTTGAAGGACTCTCTGGGTCTTCCCTTGGCTTtgcctcctgcagtcagcagTGACTTGGTggcctcctggtggtagatctttcCATGGCTTCTATCGTTGGAGCAGGTCTGTTTCTTCCCTTCAGGGGTCTCAGGGATGTTACTTGTCTGTTGTCCACTGGAACGCCAGGTATACACGCCATGCTGAATCCTTTCATACAGAGGTAGACTGTTGTAGTCTATGGCGTTCTTTGGGACGCTGTTCTGGGTGGCTCTGAGTCCTCTACCATCAGTAGTCGCCTGGGTTGACCTGTTCCTCACATAAGAGCAAGCTGGTTCTTGGGCTGGAAGGGCTTTGGTGGTCTTCTTAACCTGCTGTCCACCTGAAGACCATGTGTAGACACCATGCTGGATGCGTGTATAGATGGGAAGACTGTTGTAGTCCACATTCTTCATAGAGCTGTCAATCCATTGTCTTCCGCTGGTTTCAGAAATCACAGCAGGGGTCTTCGCCTGAGTAGACGAGAAGCTGCTGCTTGCCTGGTTACCACTAGAGTGCCAGGTGTAGATGCCACGCTGTATCCGTGTGTATATAGGGAGACTGTTGCAGTCTTCTCCATCCATCTGTGGTTGGTCTTGGGATCTGTTAGATCGCTGCATCACATATTTTGATTGTGCCATGACTGGTCTGTGGTCTGTAAATAACGTCGTTTCCCTACATAAGCAAAGAAAATGTTATTCTTACTTAATCAGAACGTTTTTATTAagaattttctattttttcatgTAATAAAAAACAAAGCACAAGATGTTACAGGACATctcatcaacccccccccccttgatgtGATGTAGTTAACGTCAAGgtaattgggcaaatctgctcttctcaatTGTTTTTATGCGTTACAAAACTTATGTgttaacgcaacgtgtgacatcaaccttagggtgatgacacacgtggtgtttttggtccgtttttatacATGCATTTTCTGTCCGttgaaaaacgcatcagttttttactgtttttcatgcgtttggctgctctGAACCTATTTATCGATTAAAATCTATTATGATAAACAAgttaaaagcagccaaacacatgaaaaatggtaaaaaacggatgcgctttataacggactgaaaacgcatgcttaaaaatggaccaaaaatgccacatgtggcatCTTCCTTAGAAATAACcagtaaatattaaaaaaatttatgaatttaagAAAAACaacccaaactttcaatgcccagcaggttaatgtgcaaaattttacaCATTTAAAGCATCTGAAATtattacaatttacatgttaaaacagggtccataaaaaaaaaatactttcctTTGcaactgccctggaccaggtacagatttgcgcttaaaaagttgcaaaaaaaagtgatgcataaggaaaaagtcgcacagaacatctggaaactaAAGATACATAATGGtgatttttttgaaaacgcacccgtttttgacaggtattaccaattatcttaattaaaactggtcaaaaacggatg
The DNA window shown above is from Engystomops pustulosus chromosome 1, aEngPut4.maternal, whole genome shotgun sequence and carries:
- the LOC140069313 gene encoding uncharacterized protein produces the protein MAQSKYVMQRSNRSQDQPQMDGEDCNSLPIYTRIQRGIYTWHSSGNQASSSFSSTQAKTPAVISETSGRQWIDSSMKNVDYNSLPIYTRIQHGVYTWSSGGQQVKKTTKALPAQEPACSYVRNRSTQATTDGRGLRATQNSVPKNAIDYNSLPLYERIQHGVYTWRSSGQQTSNIPETPEGKKQTCSNDRSHGKIYHQEATKSLLTAGGKAKGRPRESFKEKDPNIKDYNSLPIRERIQYGIFTWRSGGH